GAAGTTATAACCCTAGATATATCATCAAGTTTGGTTGCAGAGCCATTGTTATGCTCTCAAAGGTTGGTGGAATGTATAAAAGAGGTAGATTTTAAGTACCTTAAGGAAGAATCAGTGAGAGTATTGACTTTGCCAACCATGGGTAATCTCCGCAAGCTCGGGATAAAAAGATGTGGAATGAGGGAGATAAAGATAGAGAGGACAACTTCATCATCGTCTCGGAACAAAAGTCCCACAACTCCATGCTTCTCAAACCTCTCCAGAGTCTTTATAGCTAAATGCCATGGTCTTAAGGATTTGACGTGGCTTTTGTTTGCTCCTAATCTTACTTTTCTTGAAGTTGGGTTCTCAAAGGAAGTAGAGGATATAATTAGTGAAGAGAAAGCTGAGGAGCATTCAGCTACGATTGTTCCTTTTAGGAAATTGGAGACACTACACCTGTTTGAATTACGCGGGCTCAAGAGAATCTATGCAAAGGCTCTGCATTTTCCGTGTCTGAAAGTTATCCACGtagaaaaatgtgaaaagcTGAGAAAGCTTCCATTGGATTCTAAAAGTGGGATCGCGGGTGAAGAACTTGTCATATATtatggagagagagaatggATAGAAAGGGTTGAATGGGAGGACCAAGCAACTCAACTCCGTTTCTTACCTTCATCCAGGTGGCGGTGGAGAGAAACATAATGAACTTCACTTTCTTCTACAAACTTTTGTTGTCATGGTCTAAAGACATTTGCCGGTGTGTAAATCTCTTCCTTGTCTCTTCTTGTTTGCATAACCGTTCTCATCGTTCTTTTGGTTAGTGATCATTGGATTTGTacttatctctttctctaaacGATGAGTGTTTGTTTCGGCTTCATAGAAACATTACACAGAGACTCAtgagaaaatgaataaaaactTGCAAGTTCCTAACCattgtaataaaataataattaactGTCTTATCTCGTTGACAGTTTTCGGATAAATTAGAAAAGGCGGGACCCACGTTAATTGGAAGATATCAACGGCTGGATCTGCTTACTCAGATCAACTTCAGCGAAAAAAATGCCACTCTCGTTGCAATCTCCGCCTTGTGCAACTCTCTCTGCTTCAATCCGAGTACTCTCCTCTTCGCTTACTTCTTTCAATCGCATGTATTTGtgcattgtttgttttttatctaATGGATGCGAGCTTTGAACTTCGCAGAAGGGACGATGGAAGACGCTCGCCGCCGGATTCTCCGTTACTCCTCTTCCCGCCGTTAACTTCAGTCTTCGGCGATCGATTCCTCGGATTCTTGCTTCCGCTAGTTCCTCCTCCTCTCCTGCGTCTTCGTCTCTCGAAGCTGgtatttgtttatatctttGATGATCGTGTTTctcattaattaataaatacgATTTCTggaaagacaaaacaaaagtatggGTTTTTGAAAGATTGACTACGATTCAAGCTTTCTTTTTATGTGGGTTTGTTTTTATACTGTCTTGAGTCACTTGTTAGGAAACTATGCTTGACAAAGTTGCTATTTTTGGTTTACCTTTCTTAGTTCAGGACCTTCTGGTTGCTTTAGTTCTTAGCTGAACAGTGTTGATTTATGgttgaatttgaagaaacaaattgtGTATTTGGTGTTTAACATTGTTCTTGGATGATATCGGTTTTCCTAAAGTTCTCAACTTTATTTCTTCTGGAATGCTTTTAGATGATCATTGagttgtttgatgaaattgtgttttttttttcaggtgaGAACAATGAGCTAAATGCTGTTTCAGCTTTTAGTGAGATTGTTCCTGATACTGTCGTTTTCGATGACTTTGAGAGGTATGATATATATCTCTACTTCATGAGACTTTAGTTACACTGGTATATCATAAAAATGGAGTCAGACATTCTTAACTTGAGATTGTACTGAGTTTTTCTCTGGATCGAGGATACAAGAAAGAAATTAGCTTAAGATGTAAAAACTCACTCCCTCACAAGTATAACTTCTAACCTTTAGTTATTGTGAAAACCAGATAGTATAACcttttggttttctaattGTGCTGGATTGATACCTTTGTTGTATTTTACTGATCTGCAGGTTTCCGCCGACTGCAGCTACTGTTAGCTCTGCTCTTCTTCTGGGTATCTGTGGTCTACCTGATACCATTTTCCGCGTAAGCATTTCAAGAGTTTTGATTCTTAGATGATAGTATATGACATCTCTTGTTTTGGGCTCATttaattttgacatttttacaTCATGATTAGAATGCTGTGGACATGGCTTTGGCGGATTCTTCTTGTGCAGGGCTTGAAACCACAGAATCTCGACTCTCTTGCTTTTTCAATAAGGTTGATCTTCTTATCCCTTATCTGTTTTTCCACTTCCAGATCTTTGCTgcttaaaagctttttttgcCCTTATTACTGATGAGAAAAGTGCAGGCTATTGTCAACGTAGGTGGCGATCTTGTCAAACTCGTTCCAGGTCGAGTTTCTACTGAAGTGGATGCACGTCTTGCTTATGACACAAATGGCATTATCCGCAAGGTAGTTACTacaccatatatataagataatttgattatatgtCTCCTGTATCTTCAAATCACTAACTTGTGATGTGATGATGTGTGTAGGTTCATGATCTGCTGAGACTATACAATGAAATCGATGTACCACACGACCGGCTCCTATTCAAAATCCCTGCAACTTGGCAAGTAAGATTATTTTCAGCAAATACCAAAGCTTTACCTTTTACTGGTCTCTTAGTATTGTGCTTATCCCTCTCATAGGGTATTGAAGCTGCAAGATTGTTGGAATCAGAGGGAATCCAAACGCATATGACCTTTGTTTACAGGTACCATAAAACATACCTTTTGactcttttattttagaattgtCTATCCATCtgatttgtttactttatAATTTCGTTTTGCATTCATCAACAGCTTTGCACAAGCTGCAGCAGCTTCTCAAGCCGGTGCTTCTGTCATTCAGATTTTCGTCGGTCGCCTCAGGGTAACCATTTTTTAAACAGATGCTGCTAAGTGATTTCAGTGATATGCCAAAGTTAATATCTTAAAATCATTAGGATTGGGCGCGTAATCATTCGGGAGATACCGAGATTGAATCTGCTATTAAATCGGGAGAAGATCCTGGTTTGGCCTTGGTCAAAAGATCATATAACTACATTCACAAGTATGGTTACAAGTCCAAGCTGATGGCTGCTGCTGTCCGGAACAAACAAGACTTGTTCAGTCTTCTCGGGTAAACTCAAACTTCCAAATCATAGCTTCGACCATCAATGGATTCTGATCACATTCTAACTTTCAATGTTCTCTTCAATCTCAGGGTCGATTATGTCATTGCACCATTAAAGGTACTGCAATCTCTTAAAGATTCACCCGCCATTCCCGATGATGAAAAATACTCATTTGTTCGGAAACTTACTCCTGAAACTGCAACACATTACCACTTCACCAACAAAGAGGTTAGTTCTGAAGCTAACCAACACTCATTTGCTTCTGGTTTCACTAAACCAGTGTCTCACcctgtttgtttgattctggTTTAGCTGGTCAAATGGGACCAGCTAAGCTTGGCTTCATCTATGGGTCCTGCATCAGTGGAGCTTTTATC
This sequence is a window from Arabidopsis thaliana chromosome 1 sequence. Protein-coding genes within it:
- a CDS encoding Aldolase superfamily protein (Aldolase superfamily protein; FUNCTIONS IN: transaldolase activity, zinc ion binding; INVOLVED IN: glucose catabolic process to lactate and acetate, 5-phosphoribose 1-diphosphate biosynthetic process, carbohydrate metabolic process, metabolic process, pentose-phosphate shunt, non-oxidative branch; LOCATED IN: chloroplast; EXPRESSED IN: 23 plant structures; EXPRESSED DURING: 13 growth stages; CONTAINS InterPro DOMAIN/s: Aldolase-type TIM barrel (InterPro:IPR013785), Transaldolase (InterPro:IPR001585); Has 7355 Blast hits to 7354 proteins in 2152 species: Archae - 59; Bacteria - 5481; Metazoa - 167; Fungi - 228; Plants - 79; Viruses - 10; Other Eukaryotes - 1331 (source: NCBI BLink).); protein product: MPLSLQSPPCATLSASIRKGRWKTLAAGFSVTPLPAVNFSLRRSIPRILASASSSSSPASSSLEAGENNELNAVSAFSEIVPDTVVFDDFERFPPTAATVSSALLLGICGLPDTIFRNAVDMALADSSCAGLETTESRLSCFFNKAIVNVGGDLVKLVPGRVSTEVDARLAYDTNGIIRKVHDLLRLYNEIDVPHDRLLFKIPATWQGIEAARLLESEGIQTHMTFVYSFAQAAAASQAGASVIQIFVGRLRDWARNHSGDTEIESAIKSGEDPGLALVKRSYNYIHKYGYKSKLMAAAVRNKQDLFSLLGVDYVIAPLKVLQSLKDSPAIPDDEKYSFVRKLTPETATHYHFTNKELVKWDQLSLASSMGPASVELLSAGVEGYANQAKRVEELFGKIWPPPNV
- a CDS encoding Aldolase superfamily protein (Aldolase superfamily protein; FUNCTIONS IN: transaldolase activity, zinc ion binding; INVOLVED IN: carbohydrate metabolic process, metabolic process; EXPRESSED IN: 23 plant structures; EXPRESSED DURING: 13 growth stages; CONTAINS InterPro DOMAIN/s: Aldolase-type TIM barrel (InterPro:IPR013785), Transaldolase (InterPro:IPR001585).) encodes the protein MPLSLQSPPCATLSASIRKGRWKTLAAGFSVTPLPAVNFSLRRSIPRILASASSSSSPASSSLEAGENNELNAVSAFSEIVPDTVVFDDFESFSLDRGYKKEISLRCKNSLPHKFPPTAATVSSALLLGICGLPDTIFRNAVDMALADSSCAGLETTESRLSCFFNKAIVNVGGDLVKLVPGRVSTEVDARLAYDTNGIIRKVHDLLRLYNEIDVPHDRLLFKIPATWQGIEAARLLESEGIQTHMTFVYSFAQAAAASQAGASVIQIFVGRLRDWARNHSGDTEIESAIKSGEDPGLALVKRSYNYIHKYGYKSKLMAAAVRNKQDLFSLLGVDYVIAPLKVLQSLKDSPAIPDDEKYSFVRKLTPETATHYHFTNKELVKWDQLSLASSMGPASVELLSAGVEGYANQAKRVEELFGKIWPPPNV